A portion of the Algisphaera agarilytica genome contains these proteins:
- a CDS encoding DUF502 domain-containing protein — MPSNQPHIPERSFGKDFKTFFLRGLAIVLPTALTIWLLVIAYQFVNQNIAGPINSGVRAAVIQFSNWPEPQDKDFVEIFDDLPKIRQDDWEITELDRIEKELGLNNLPGSVQRTKRLEWMKSQDDIVFEARLHAFEEQWDSIRVGDFRVLNLIGIVLAIILIYIAGVLVTSFIGRRFYRMGENLISRVPLVRSVYPAVKQVTDFFFSDDPDEKIDFNRVVAVQYPRKGLWSVGLVTGDTMQLIETTAGQPCLTVFVPSSPTPFTGYVITVPKVDTIDLPITVEEALKFAVSGGVVIPQNQVIKRAGAEQMVLPGTEAEAEESPTSAAD, encoded by the coding sequence ATGCCTTCCAACCAACCCCACATCCCCGAACGCAGCTTCGGCAAAGACTTCAAGACCTTCTTTCTCCGCGGCCTGGCGATCGTGCTGCCCACCGCGCTGACGATCTGGCTGCTGGTGATCGCTTACCAGTTCGTGAACCAGAACATCGCGGGGCCGATTAACTCCGGCGTGCGGGCGGCGGTGATTCAGTTCTCGAACTGGCCCGAGCCACAAGATAAAGACTTCGTGGAGATCTTCGACGACCTACCGAAGATCCGGCAAGACGATTGGGAAATCACTGAGTTGGACCGCATCGAAAAAGAGCTGGGCCTCAATAACCTGCCCGGCTCGGTGCAAAGGACCAAACGACTGGAGTGGATGAAGTCTCAGGACGACATCGTCTTCGAGGCACGCCTCCATGCATTCGAAGAGCAGTGGGACAGCATCCGCGTCGGCGACTTCCGCGTGCTCAACCTCATCGGGATCGTCCTGGCAATCATCCTGATCTACATCGCCGGGGTCCTGGTCACCAGCTTTATCGGCCGGCGCTTCTACCGCATGGGCGAGAACCTGATCAGTCGGGTGCCGCTGGTTCGCAGCGTCTATCCCGCAGTGAAACAGGTCACCGACTTCTTCTTCAGCGACGACCCGGACGAGAAGATCGACTTCAACCGCGTGGTCGCGGTGCAGTACCCCCGCAAGGGGCTGTGGTCGGTCGGGCTGGTCACCGGCGACACGATGCAGCTCATCGAGACCACGGCCGGGCAGCCCTGCCTGACCGTGTTCGTGCCCAGCAGCCCCACGCCGTTTACCGGCTACGTCATCACCGTGCCCAAGGTCGACACGATCGACCTGCCCATCACCGTCGAAGAGGCCCTGAAATTCGCGGTGTCCGGCGGCGTGGTCATCCCGCAGAATCAGGTCATCAAGCGGGCGGGTGCCGAGCAGATGGTCCTGCCCGGCACCGAGGCGGAAGCCGAAGAATCTCCCACATCCGCGGCGGACTGA
- a CDS encoding CDP-alcohol phosphatidyltransferase family protein, translating into MTETTPEDGSAPGDPEEMAESSPSDDSPRRRNLRGKTIAVVPTLFTLGNLLCGFMAVFVASRPMDTPMAFNWTPLTCAAMFIFIGQIADALDGRVARMTRSTSELGEQLDSMADMVTFGVAPAFILVQIIGVQAPYFSDTGDTFYDRLGLAVAAIYVACAGLRLARFNIEVEDATVGSHLSFDGLPSPGAAGAVAGLALLHQHIWANNNESFGAGLAAYGLLGATLLCALAMVSRFRYVHVMNRYVRGRAPFLSVAMAVVVLLLLLVWPQPAIAGGFVAYAVSGPVSAAWRKGRG; encoded by the coding sequence ATGACTGAAACAACTCCGGAAGACGGCTCAGCCCCGGGTGACCCCGAGGAAATGGCGGAGTCCTCGCCTTCCGACGATTCGCCCCGTCGGCGAAACCTCCGCGGCAAGACGATCGCGGTGGTCCCGACCCTATTTACGTTGGGCAACCTCTTGTGCGGGTTCATGGCGGTGTTTGTGGCGTCCCGGCCGATGGACACCCCCATGGCGTTCAACTGGACGCCGTTGACCTGTGCCGCGATGTTCATTTTCATCGGGCAGATCGCCGATGCGCTCGACGGCCGGGTCGCCCGGATGACCCGCAGCACCAGCGAGTTGGGCGAGCAGCTCGACTCGATGGCCGACATGGTCACCTTCGGCGTCGCCCCGGCGTTCATCCTTGTCCAGATCATCGGTGTCCAGGCGCCTTACTTCTCCGACACCGGCGACACGTTCTACGATCGCCTGGGCTTGGCGGTCGCCGCGATCTACGTCGCCTGTGCGGGGCTGAGGCTGGCGCGTTTCAACATCGAGGTGGAAGACGCCACGGTCGGCTCGCACCTGTCGTTTGATGGGCTTCCCTCCCCGGGGGCGGCGGGGGCCGTGGCGGGGCTGGCGCTCCTGCATCAACACATCTGGGCGAACAACAACGAATCGTTCGGCGCGGGGCTCGCGGCTTATGGCTTGCTGGGCGCGACGCTGCTGTGTGCCCTGGCCATGGTCAGCCGGTTCCGCTACGTCCACGTGATGAACCGCTACGTCCGCGGCCGGGCTCCGTTTTTGTCGGTGGCGATGGCGGTGGTGGTGTTGCTGCTGCTGTTGGTCTGGCCCCAGCCCGCGATCGCGGGTGGTTTTGTGGCGTACGCGGTGAGCGGGCCGGTTTCGGCGGCTTGGCGTAAGGGGCGGGGTTGA
- the uxaC gene encoding glucuronate isomerase, whose product MTFLHDDFLLTNEPARRLFHDFAASMPIYDYHCHLPPADLSGNRRFANLTDVWLDGDHYKWRAMRAQGVDEYLISGNSEPYDKFLAFAKTIPHTLRNPLYHWTHLELRRYFGIDLLLNEATAREVWEEANRQLGDLPVSAIFQKFNVALVGTIDDPADDLAHHQQLNAQSPYPQTTVVPAFRPDRYHTMDDVEAWNTAVDQVGEAAGVKVRKLDDFLDALAKRHAFFNDNGCRLSDHGMSHLPEMACSEKKAREIFDRARGASDDWLDPDDLIDDAGHVSPLDELRFRSFLMTFFGRLDHAAGWTQQLHLGVIRNNNPYAMEQLGRDTGFDSICDTPQFAGLRRHLGTLAREQKLPQTILYNLNPKDNYLFATMAGNFQGVLPGVRPGHVQLGSGWWFLDQKEGMQWQLNALSNLGLLPHFIGMLTDSRSFLSYPRHEYFRRIICNLIGQDAEAGELPNDLDLLGGVVQNICFNNARDYFGMPLRGR is encoded by the coding sequence ATGACATTTCTGCACGACGACTTCCTGCTGACCAACGAGCCTGCGCGCCGGTTGTTCCACGACTTCGCCGCGTCGATGCCGATCTACGACTACCACTGCCACCTCCCCCCCGCCGACCTGTCGGGCAACCGCCGGTTCGCGAACCTCACGGATGTGTGGCTCGATGGCGACCACTACAAGTGGCGGGCGATGCGGGCCCAAGGGGTCGACGAGTACCTCATCAGCGGCAACTCCGAGCCGTACGACAAGTTCCTCGCGTTCGCCAAGACGATCCCCCACACGCTGCGCAACCCGCTCTACCACTGGACCCACCTCGAGCTCCGCCGCTACTTCGGCATCGACCTTCTGCTGAACGAAGCCACCGCCCGCGAGGTCTGGGAAGAAGCTAACCGCCAACTGGGGGACCTGCCGGTTTCGGCGATCTTCCAGAAGTTCAACGTTGCCCTGGTCGGCACGATCGACGACCCCGCCGACGACCTGGCCCACCACCAACAGCTCAACGCGCAGTCGCCCTACCCGCAGACCACGGTGGTCCCGGCCTTCCGCCCCGACCGCTACCACACGATGGATGACGTCGAAGCGTGGAACACCGCGGTCGACCAGGTCGGCGAGGCCGCGGGCGTGAAGGTGCGCAAGCTCGACGACTTCCTCGACGCCTTGGCCAAACGCCACGCCTTCTTCAACGACAACGGCTGCCGGCTGTCGGACCACGGCATGTCCCACCTGCCCGAGATGGCGTGCTCGGAAAAGAAAGCCCGCGAGATCTTCGACCGCGCCCGCGGTGCAAGCGACGATTGGCTCGACCCTGACGATCTCATCGACGACGCGGGCCACGTCAGCCCCTTGGATGAGCTGCGGTTCCGCTCGTTCCTGATGACCTTCTTCGGCCGCCTCGACCACGCCGCGGGTTGGACGCAGCAGCTGCACCTGGGCGTGATCCGCAACAACAACCCCTACGCCATGGAACAGCTCGGCCGGGACACCGGGTTCGATTCGATCTGCGACACCCCGCAGTTTGCCGGGCTCCGCCGACACCTCGGCACACTGGCACGCGAGCAGAAACTTCCGCAGACGATCCTGTACAACCTCAACCCCAAGGACAACTACCTCTTCGCCACCATGGCGGGCAACTTCCAAGGCGTGCTGCCCGGCGTGAGGCCCGGGCACGTTCAGCTCGGCAGCGGCTGGTGGTTCCTCGACCAGAAAGAGGGCATGCAGTGGCAGCTCAACGCGCTGTCGAACCTCGGCCTGCTGCCGCACTTCATCGGCATGCTCACCGACTCGCGAAGCTTCCTGAGCTACCCCCGCCACGAATACTTCCGCCGCATCATCTGCAACCTGATCGGCCAAGACGCCGAGGCGGGCGAGCTGCCCAACGACCTCGACCTGCTCGGCGGCGTGGTGCAGAACATCTGCTTCAACAACGCGCGGGATTACTTCGGTATGCCGCTGCGTGGCCGATGA
- the rny gene encoding ribonuclease Y, with protein MIHSQLLTPSLAAVSFPVTLGNTGLAIGMLLLGLVLGGVAAFVILKLVAGNALGAAKREADDLLSKAKAEGETLAKQIELDARNEQAKRRETFEKETDSARNELNEKERRLTKREDNLDKKLDTLTTKEKYLTEMDSDVKKAQAAIDGKLAEAESLVAERQKANAQHQENLKNDLLRIAHLSEEDAKREAMTVLEQQLTHESGELIKQVTERTEHEAKEIAQKITLTAIQRYASEHSAESTSNSVAVEDDAMKGRVIGREGRNIRAFEAATGVDVVVDDTPGVVIVSCFDPVRRAAAAETLRRLLEDGRIHPARIEELSKQVLEEFEKKIVKFGRDACEEAHIHGLHPKISEMMGKLHYRTSYGQNILRHSHEVAYLCQVIADELGLDGELARRCGFLHDIGKAMDHEIEGGHPKIGADFCRKYGENEAVLNAIAGHHNDIPSTTPYTPIVMAADAISGARTGARRESLEKYVKRLQDLEQIARDQSGVREAFAIQAGREVRVVVDPEGVHDEACHAIARNIAKRVSEEMTFPGEIKVTVLREMRTIEYAR; from the coding sequence GTGATCCACTCCCAACTCCTGACGCCTTCGCTCGCTGCGGTTTCTTTTCCCGTCACCCTCGGCAACACCGGGCTGGCTATCGGCATGCTCTTGCTCGGCCTGGTCCTGGGCGGCGTGGCGGCCTTTGTCATCCTCAAGCTCGTCGCGGGCAACGCCCTGGGCGCCGCCAAGCGCGAAGCCGACGACCTGCTGTCCAAAGCCAAGGCCGAGGGCGAAACCCTCGCCAAGCAGATCGAGCTCGACGCCCGCAACGAGCAGGCCAAGCGTCGTGAAACCTTCGAGAAAGAAACCGACTCGGCCCGTAACGAACTCAACGAAAAAGAACGCCGCCTCACCAAACGGGAAGACAACCTCGACAAGAAGCTCGACACGCTGACCACCAAAGAGAAGTACCTCACCGAGATGGACAGCGATGTGAAGAAGGCCCAGGCCGCGATCGACGGCAAGCTCGCCGAGGCCGAGTCCCTGGTCGCCGAACGCCAGAAAGCCAACGCCCAGCACCAGGAAAACCTCAAGAACGACCTGCTCCGCATCGCCCACCTCTCCGAGGAAGACGCCAAGCGTGAAGCCATGACCGTCCTCGAGCAGCAGCTCACCCACGAGTCGGGCGAACTCATCAAACAGGTCACCGAACGCACCGAACACGAAGCCAAAGAGATCGCCCAGAAGATCACCCTCACCGCGATCCAGCGCTACGCCAGCGAGCACAGCGCCGAGTCGACCAGCAACTCCGTCGCCGTGGAAGACGACGCGATGAAGGGGCGGGTCATCGGCCGTGAGGGCCGCAACATCCGCGCCTTCGAGGCCGCCACCGGCGTCGACGTCGTGGTGGACGACACACCCGGCGTGGTCATCGTGTCCTGCTTCGACCCCGTCCGCCGGGCCGCCGCCGCGGAGACGCTGCGTCGCCTGCTCGAAGACGGCCGGATCCACCCCGCCCGCATCGAAGAACTCTCCAAGCAAGTCCTCGAAGAGTTCGAGAAGAAGATCGTGAAGTTCGGCCGGGACGCCTGCGAAGAGGCCCACATCCACGGCCTGCACCCCAAGATCTCCGAGATGATGGGCAAGCTGCACTACCGCACGTCCTACGGCCAGAATATCCTCCGCCACTCCCACGAGGTCGCCTACCTCTGCCAGGTCATCGCTGATGAACTCGGCCTCGACGGCGAACTCGCCCGCCGCTGCGGCTTCCTGCACGACATCGGCAAAGCAATGGACCACGAGATCGAAGGCGGCCACCCCAAGATCGGCGCCGACTTCTGCCGCAAGTACGGCGAGAACGAAGCGGTCCTCAACGCCATCGCAGGCCACCACAACGACATCCCCTCGACCACGCCCTACACCCCGATCGTCATGGCCGCCGACGCCATCAGCGGCGCCCGCACCGGGGCCCGCCGCGAGTCGCTCGAGAAATACGTCAAACGGTTGCAAGACCTCGAGCAGATCGCCCGAGACCAGAGCGGCGTCCGCGAAGCATTCGCCATCCAGGCCGGCCGCGAGGTCCGCGTGGTGGTCGACCCCGAAGGCGTCCACGACGAGGCCTGCCACGCCATCGCCCGCAACATCGCCAAACGCGTCAGCGAAGAGATGACCTTCCCCGGTGAGATCAAGGTCACGGTCCTGCGCGAGATGCGCACGATCGAATATGCTCGATAA
- the tyrS gene encoding tyrosine--tRNA ligase translates to MTSTTAPATNFYDVMAERGLVAQCTETDDGIRKRLSQPVTAYCGFDPTADSLHVGSLVPIMGLAHLQRCGHRPLVLVGGATGMVGDPSGKSEARNMLDEQTLQHNVEAIAKQIGRFLRFAPDNTPSDDDASAALMLNNYDWIGPLSWLEVLRDVGSKMSVNRMIGMESVKQRMTGEGEGISYLEFSYMLLQAYDFAHLFNEHRCTLQIGGQDQWGNIVMGIELGRKLHDAELAGLTFPLVTKSDGGKFGKSEAGNVWLDANRTSPFDFYQFWRNVADADVGRYLGYFTFLPMDEVNQLASAEGQAINESKIRLAYEVTKLVHGEDEAVKARDAASGAFAGGGGVDVTGDSIPSATITQDELAAEPSVLDLLVTAGLAKSKGEARRLVQGGGVKVHDTKIADIGHTVGVADAPDGYVLLRAGKKRLFRFDLA, encoded by the coding sequence ATGACTTCGACGACCGCCCCTGCTACCAATTTCTACGACGTGATGGCCGAACGCGGCCTGGTCGCCCAGTGCACCGAGACCGACGACGGCATCCGCAAACGCCTGTCGCAGCCCGTGACCGCGTACTGCGGCTTCGATCCCACGGCCGACTCGCTGCATGTGGGCAGCCTCGTGCCGATCATGGGCCTGGCCCACCTGCAGCGCTGCGGGCACCGGCCGCTGGTCCTGGTCGGCGGGGCCACGGGCATGGTCGGCGACCCCTCGGGCAAGTCCGAGGCCCGCAACATGCTCGACGAGCAGACCCTGCAGCACAACGTCGAAGCCATCGCGAAACAGATCGGCCGGTTCCTACGCTTCGCCCCAGACAACACGCCGAGCGACGACGACGCGTCGGCGGCGCTCATGCTGAATAACTACGACTGGATCGGCCCGCTGTCGTGGCTGGAGGTCCTGCGCGATGTCGGCAGCAAGATGAGCGTCAACCGCATGATCGGCATGGAGTCGGTCAAGCAGCGCATGACCGGCGAGGGCGAGGGCATCAGCTACCTCGAGTTCAGCTACATGCTGCTGCAGGCCTACGACTTCGCCCACCTGTTCAACGAACACCGCTGCACGCTGCAGATCGGCGGACAGGACCAGTGGGGCAACATCGTCATGGGCATCGAGCTCGGGCGTAAGCTCCACGACGCGGAGCTTGCCGGGCTGACCTTCCCGCTGGTGACCAAGAGCGACGGCGGCAAGTTCGGCAAGAGCGAGGCGGGCAACGTCTGGCTCGACGCGAACCGCACCAGCCCGTTCGACTTCTACCAGTTCTGGCGCAACGTGGCCGACGCGGATGTGGGCCGATACCTGGGCTACTTCACGTTCCTGCCGATGGACGAGGTGAACCAGCTCGCCTCGGCCGAGGGGCAGGCGATCAACGAATCGAAGATCCGCTTGGCGTACGAAGTGACCAAGCTTGTCCACGGTGAAGACGAAGCCGTGAAAGCACGCGACGCGGCGAGCGGCGCGTTTGCCGGCGGCGGTGGCGTGGACGTCACGGGCGACTCGATCCCCAGCGCGACGATCACGCAGGACGAACTCGCGGCCGAGCCGAGCGTACTGGACCTGCTGGTGACCGCCGGGCTGGCCAAGTCCAAGGGCGAGGCCCGTCGGCTGGTTCAGGGCGGCGGGGTGAAGGTGCACGACACCAAGATCGCCGACATCGGCCATACTGTGGGGGTCGCCGACGCCCCCGATGGATACGTCCTGCTGCGGGCCGGTAAAAAACGCCTGTTCCGTTTCGACCTCGCTTAA
- a CDS encoding DUF2752 domain-containing protein encodes MDCMNQAVTPPSPVRPELPTHRVREASWSARLIALVIFAPALAVLLTASSLTANDEGIGTHTQLGLAPCGFKSSTGLPCATCGMTTSFTHAADGHLLTAFVTQPAGAVLAVLTAMVVLVSGWSLASGMSLVPIGIALWRPRVIITMIALILGGWLYTLIKTAVLQ; translated from the coding sequence ATGGACTGCATGAATCAGGCGGTTACCCCCCCATCTCCCGTCCGGCCCGAACTGCCGACCCACCGGGTCCGTGAGGCCTCGTGGTCCGCTCGGTTGATCGCGTTGGTGATCTTTGCCCCGGCACTGGCGGTGCTGCTCACCGCCTCCTCGTTGACCGCCAACGACGAAGGCATCGGCACCCACACCCAGCTCGGACTGGCCCCCTGCGGGTTCAAATCCTCAACGGGCCTGCCGTGCGCTACCTGCGGGATGACCACCTCCTTCACCCACGCGGCCGACGGCCATCTGCTCACAGCCTTCGTCACCCAACCCGCCGGTGCGGTCCTAGCGGTGCTGACCGCCATGGTCGTTCTGGTCAGCGGCTGGTCGCTGGCGTCGGGCATGTCGCTTGTGCCGATCGGTATCGCGCTCTGGCGGCCCCGGGTCATCATCACGATGATCGCGCTGATCCTGGGCGGTTGGCTGTACACCCTGATCAAGACCGCAGTGCTTCAATGA
- a CDS encoding HPr family phosphocarrier protein, whose protein sequence is MSSASANLTISNRLGLHARPAMSLVDTASTFSSDIKIAKGAQVVDAKSIMQLMMLAATKGTELVVTADGPDADDAIAAITALVNSKFDED, encoded by the coding sequence ATGTCCTCTGCTTCCGCCAACCTGACGATCAGTAACCGCCTGGGCCTGCACGCCCGGCCGGCGATGTCGTTGGTGGATACCGCCAGCACATTCAGCAGCGACATCAAGATCGCCAAGGGGGCTCAGGTGGTGGACGCCAAGAGCATCATGCAGCTCATGATGCTCGCCGCGACCAAGGGGACTGAACTGGTCGTCACCGCCGACGGCCCGGACGCCGACGACGCCATCGCCGCGATCACCGCGCTGGTCAACTCCAAGTTCGACGAAGATTAA
- a CDS encoding tRNA dihydrouridine synthase: protein MLRVGNVQLKTNLLLAPVAGYFDLAYRLVARSVPGVACEPEHLGGSLDVGDGTYGALGLACTELLCPHSVLRETDKAMWRAATSPDDDPVCMQLYGCDLDILAEAARWAEGRGATVIDINMGCPVDKVTKKHGGSKLLCDPGHAVAVAKTVVEAVSVPVTAKIRLGWDDTCIVADSLPAKMCDVGIQMITVHGRTTAMKFKPSVRLDGITMTVEGVKKHHPDIPVIGNGDITTAADAEHMINVTGCDGVMVARGAMGQPWLFRDIAYRLATGRDPAPLPRVDRAQLVLDHFENLVKYRDEAVALRTIKTRISKYSAHLQPWPGLRRDVQPIHDAEQFREFWAAGMEKLAEPDLAVS, encoded by the coding sequence ATGCTCCGCGTCGGTAACGTCCAACTAAAGACCAACCTCTTGCTCGCCCCCGTGGCGGGCTACTTCGACTTGGCCTATCGGCTGGTGGCGCGGTCGGTGCCGGGGGTGGCGTGCGAGCCCGAGCACCTGGGCGGATCGCTGGACGTGGGCGACGGGACCTATGGAGCCTTGGGCCTGGCGTGCACCGAACTGCTCTGCCCGCACAGCGTGCTGCGCGAGACCGACAAAGCGATGTGGCGGGCCGCGACCTCGCCGGACGACGACCCGGTATGCATGCAGCTCTACGGCTGCGACCTCGACATCCTCGCCGAGGCGGCGCGGTGGGCCGAGGGCCGCGGGGCCACGGTCATCGACATCAACATGGGCTGCCCCGTCGACAAGGTCACGAAGAAGCACGGCGGCTCCAAACTGCTCTGCGATCCCGGCCACGCGGTGGCGGTGGCCAAGACGGTGGTCGAGGCGGTCAGCGTGCCGGTGACCGCGAAGATCCGGCTGGGCTGGGACGACACCTGCATCGTCGCCGACTCGCTGCCCGCCAAGATGTGCGACGTGGGTATCCAAATGATCACGGTGCACGGCCGAACCACCGCGATGAAGTTCAAACCCAGCGTCCGGCTCGACGGCATCACCATGACCGTCGAGGGCGTCAAGAAACACCACCCCGACATCCCCGTGATCGGCAACGGCGACATCACCACCGCCGCGGACGCCGAGCACATGATCAACGTCACCGGCTGCGACGGCGTGATGGTCGCCCGCGGCGCGATGGGCCAGCCCTGGCTGTTCCGCGACATCGCCTACCGCCTGGCGACCGGGCGCGACCCTGCCCCGCTGCCACGCGTGGACCGTGCCCAACTCGTGCTCGATCACTTCGAGAACCTCGTGAAGTACCGCGATGAAGCGGTCGCGCTGCGAACGATCAAGACCCGCATCAGCAAGTACTCGGCCCACCTCCAACCCTGGCCGGGTCTGCGTCGCGATGTCCAACCGATCCACGACGCCGAGCAGTTCCGCGAGTTCTGGGCGGCCGGGATGGAGAAGCTGGCGGAGCCTGATCTGGCGGTTTCGTAA
- a CDS encoding thiol-disulfide oxidoreductase DCC family protein, translated as MPEPETIFYDGDCGLCHRGVGFVVRRDRKAQFTFAPLGGETFGASVPEADRLALPDSILVLTAEGGLLIKARAACHILRQLGGIWAVAGWCIGVFPNGLSDWIYDRVAAVRHRLFAKPKGVCPVLPEELRGRFLP; from the coding sequence ATGCCCGAGCCCGAGACCATCTTCTACGACGGCGACTGCGGCCTGTGCCACCGGGGCGTGGGCTTTGTCGTGCGTCGGGACCGTAAGGCCCAGTTCACCTTTGCGCCGTTGGGGGGTGAGACGTTCGGAGCGTCGGTGCCCGAGGCGGATCGATTGGCACTGCCGGATTCGATCCTCGTGCTCACCGCCGAGGGCGGGCTGCTCATCAAAGCCCGGGCGGCCTGTCATATCCTGCGACAGCTCGGCGGCATCTGGGCCGTTGCGGGCTGGTGCATCGGCGTCTTCCCGAATGGCCTGAGCGACTGGATTTACGACCGCGTCGCGGCGGTCCGGCACCGGCTGTTTGCCAAGCCCAAGGGGGTCTGCCCGGTGCTGCCTGAGGAGCTGCGGGGGCGATTTCTGCCATGA
- the hpf gene encoding ribosome hibernation-promoting factor, HPF/YfiA family, whose protein sequence is MDILVNGRHLEITDPIRDYTHEKAGKLSRYFDRISKVEVVLTHKDAHSYDVEMIAHVDGHEHFVSHGTHDDVYTAIDTAESKLARQLTDHKDKLVHRNRG, encoded by the coding sequence ATGGACATCCTCGTCAACGGCCGTCACCTGGAAATCACCGACCCCATCCGCGATTACACGCACGAGAAGGCCGGCAAGCTGTCGCGGTATTTCGACCGCATCTCGAAGGTTGAGGTCGTGTTGACCCACAAGGACGCCCACTCCTACGACGTCGAGATGATCGCCCACGTGGACGGCCACGAACACTTTGTCTCCCACGGCACGCACGACGACGTCTACACCGCGATCGATACCGCCGAGTCCAAGCTCGCCCGCCAACTGACCGACCACAAGGACAAGCTGGTGCACCGCAACCGGGGATGA
- a CDS encoding PTS sugar transporter subunit IIA, giving the protein MKLSDFVISDAILPELKAASRDEVVEELVDALIAAGAAPADLKDTLIAEILKREKNGSTGFGKGVAIPHVKHDQIKKVAAAIGISQTGVDYNALDKQPVYSIFMLLSPADQPDQHLHAMENIFANLQNDTFRSFLRQAQDHDAVTTLLAEADAKEL; this is encoded by the coding sequence ATGAAACTTAGTGACTTTGTAATCTCCGACGCGATTCTCCCCGAGCTCAAGGCCGCCTCCCGCGACGAGGTCGTGGAAGAGCTGGTCGATGCCCTGATCGCCGCCGGTGCCGCCCCGGCCGACCTGAAAGACACGCTGATCGCCGAGATCCTCAAGCGTGAGAAGAACGGCTCGACCGGCTTCGGCAAGGGCGTGGCCATCCCCCACGTCAAGCACGACCAGATCAAGAAGGTGGCCGCCGCCATCGGCATCAGCCAGACCGGCGTCGACTACAACGCGCTGGACAAGCAGCCCGTGTATTCGATCTTCATGCTGCTGTCCCCCGCCGACCAGCCCGACCAGCACCTGCACGCGATGGAGAACATCTTCGCGAACCTGCAGAACGACACCTTCCGCAGCTTCCTCCGCCAGGCCCAGGACCACGACGCGGTCACCACCCTGCTCGCCGAGGCCGACGCGAAGGAACTCTGA